One genomic region from Lynx canadensis isolate LIC74 chromosome E1, mLynCan4.pri.v2, whole genome shotgun sequence encodes:
- the PIPOX gene encoding LOW QUALITY PROTEIN: peroxisomal sarcosine oxidase (The sequence of the model RefSeq protein was modified relative to this genomic sequence to represent the inferred CDS: inserted 3 bases in 3 codons; deleted 2 bases in 2 codons) yields MAAQKDLCDAIVIGAGIQGCFTAYHLAKHRKRVILLEQFFLPHSRGSSHGQSRIIRRAYPEDFYTQMMDECYQIWAQLEHEAGTQLHRQTGATAAGNEGNSELKTIQATLSRRGVEHQCLSAXELKQRFPNVLWLGEKWGVLDKSGGVLYADKALRALQDAIRHLGGLVCDGEKVMEIKPGFPVTVKSTAGSYQAKSLVITAGPWTNQLLRPLGIELPLQTLRINVCYWREKVPGSYGVSQAFPCFLGLGLSPAPHHIYGLPSGEYPGLMKVCYQHGNNVDPEERDCXEASQTSQDVQILGRFVRDHLPDLEPKPALLEPCCTRLRGGNTPDEHFIXDRHPKYDNVVIGAGFSGHGFKLSPVVGKILYEFSMKLTPSYDLTPFRMSRFPGLGKSPPRPLDSASFLYTGAGNKASGCNMPSCSPASLEPPVNAA; encoded by the exons ATGGCTGCTCAGAAAGATCTCTGTGATGCCATTGTGATCGGGGCAGGCATCCAGGGCTGCTTCACGGCATACCATCTGGCCAAACACAGGAAGAGGGTCATCCTGCTGGAGCAG TTCTTTCTACCGCACTCCCGAGGAAGCTCCCATGGGCAGAGCCGGATAATCAGAAGGGCATATCCTGAAGACTTCTACACCCAGATGATGGATGAGTGCTACCAGATATGGGCTCAGCTGGAGCATGAGGCTGGGACCCAATTACACAG gCAGACGGGGGCTACTGCTGCTGGGAATGAAGGAAATTCAGAATTAAAAACGATCCAGGCTACTTTGTCTAGGCGGGGCGTGGAGCACCAGTGCCTTTCAG AGGAGCTGAAACAACGTTTCCCCAATGTTCTTTGGCTAGGGGAGAAGTGGGGGGTCTTGGACAAGTCCGGAGGAGTTCTCTATGCAGACAAGGCCCTCAGAGCCCTGCAG GATGCAATTCGACATCTGGGAGGCCTAGTGTGTGATGGAGAGAAGGTGATGGAGATAAAACCGGGGTTCCCAGTCACGGTGAAAAGTACGGCCGGGAGCTACCAAGCCAAGAGCTTGGTCATCACAGCAGGCCCTTGGACCAACCAGCTCCTCCGTCCCCTGGGAATAGAGCTGCCTCTGCAG ACCCTGCGAATCAATGTGTGTTACTGGCGAGAGAAGGTTCCCGGAAGCTACGGTGTGTCCCAGGCCTTTCCTTGCTTCCTAGGCCTGGGCCTCAGCCCGGCTCCCCACCACATCTACGGGCTGCCCTCCGGAGAATACCCAGGGCTGATGAAG GTCTGCTATCAACACGGCAACAATGTAGATCCTGAGGAGCGGGACT CGGAAGCATCTCAGACTTCACAAGACGTCCAGATCCTGGGCCGCTTTGTCAGAGATCACTTACCTGACCTAGAGCCCAAGCCTGCCCTTTTGGAGCCCTGCTGTACACGGTtaaggggtggg AACACCCCTGATGAGCACTTCA CTGATCGACACCCAAAGTATGACAACGTTGTCATCGGTGCTGGATTCTCTG GACATGGATTCAAA CTCTCCCCTGTTGTGGGGAAGATCCTGTATGAATTC AGCATGAAATTAACGCCATCGTATGACTTGACACCTTTTAGAATGAGCCGCTTCCCCGGCCTGGGCAAAAGCCCACCTCGACCCCTGGACAGCGCCTCCTTTTTGTACACTGGAGCCGGGAATAAAGCCTCTGGCTGTAACATGCCCTCGTGTTCTCCCGCCTCTCTTGAGCCCCCTGTCAACGCCGCATGA